From the genome of Azospirillum fermentarium:
TGGATGGCCCGCCCGGCGCTACCCCCCGTACACCTGCCGTTTCAGCAGCCGGGCGGTGGTTTCGATGTGGGCGGTCAGCAGGCGGCGGGCGGTGTCGGCATCGCGGGAAACCGCCGCCTTCATCAACTCCTCGTGTTCCACATGGACGTTGCGGGACTGGGGCGCCACCCCCTCGTCGTGGCGGTGCATCAGCGACTGCATGCGGTAGCGTTCGTGCTGGCGGTAGAGGATTTCCACCAGCCCCAAGAGCCGCGCCGACGGGCAGGCGGAGGTCAGTTGGCGGTGGAAATCCTGGTTGCTTTCCTCCCATACCGCCAGATCGCCGGGGGGATGGCCGGCGGCGATGCGCTCCTCCGCCCGGCTCAGGCTGTGGAAGGCGGCGACCACCCTGCCCTCCCACGCCACGTCGCCGTGGCGGATGGAATCGGCCAGCGCCTCGGTCTCCAGCATCACGCGCAGGCGGGTGATGTCCATCAGGTCGTCGTACGACATGGGCGCCACGCGGAACCCGCGCTGCCCTTCCGCCGTCACCAGCCCCTCGGCGGCCAGCCGGGCCAGCGCCTCGCGCACCGTGCTGGCGGCCACGCCGAAGCTGCCGCGGATCGGCTCCACCCGCAGCTTGGCGCCGGGTGCGTGCTTGCCGGCGATGATGTCCCGGCGCAGATTGTCGTAGACGAAGGAAATCAGCGTCACCGCCCCCGCCGCCGACGCCTCCTCCCGGATGCTGCGCGCCTCCGCCTTGGGCATGTCCGTCACCTTTTCCGACACGGGATAAAAACGCTTTCCCTTCCTGATATCGCTTTTCGTGGCATCCCCGCCAGCACGAAAAGAACCGCGGCAGCCACCCCGGTTGCCGCGGCCAAGGGAGCGGGGGACCGGCTGGGACGCGCTCCAAGCCACCGGCCCCTCTTCACACAAGGGCGATAAGGGGATCAGCCCTTGGGTTCACCGCCGACGGCCCAGTGGGCCGCCGGAACTTCGCGGATGACCACGCGGATGGTCTGCAGCGGCGCGTCCAGGGTGCGGTGGGCCGCGTCGGTGACCTCCCGCATCATGGCGCGCTTGGCCTCGGGCGAGCGGCCTTCGAGCATGGTGACTTCGATCAGGGGCATGGGCTCAATCCTCCACCGTGAAGGCCACCCGGCCCATGCCGGCGAACACGCCGCGCACCGCCATGCCGGGGGCCAGATGATGGGCGGCGGTCGCCCCGCCGGCCAGGATGATCTGGCCGGGCTTGATCCCTTCGCCCGAGCGGGCGATCAGGCGGGCGGCGGCCACCAGCGAGCGGATCGGGTGGCCGAGGATGGCGGCGGACGATCCCACCTGCACCGGGCGCCCGTCGGCCTCCAGCACGATGCCGATGTTGCCGACGTCGAAATCGGGCTTGCGCCATTCGCCCACCACGAACCCCGACGACGACGAGTTGTCGGCGATCACGTCGGGCAGGGCGAATTTGAAATCGCGGTAGCGGCTGTCGATGATCTCCAGCGCCGGGGCCACGGCGTCCACCGCCGCCAGCGCCTCGGCGTTCGACACCGCCCCCGA
Proteins encoded in this window:
- a CDS encoding GntR family transcriptional regulator, which gives rise to MPKAEARSIREEASAAGAVTLISFVYDNLRRDIIAGKHAPGAKLRVEPIRGSFGVAASTVREALARLAAEGLVTAEGQRGFRVAPMSYDDLMDITRLRVMLETEALADSIRHGDVAWEGRVVAAFHSLSRAEERIAAGHPPGDLAVWEESNQDFHRQLTSACPSARLLGLVEILYRQHERYRMQSLMHRHDEGVAPQSRNVHVEHEELMKAAVSRDADTARRLLTAHIETTARLLKRQVYGG
- a CDS encoding 2-keto-4-pentenoate hydratase encodes the protein MSTTRNTIVTFAETVDTAAATAREIPQITDTHPLTVDEAYAVQSLSVQRRLARGERLVGYKMGLTSRAKMQQVGVSEVIWGRLTDAMRVEEGGAVSFARYVHPRVEPEIAFLMKGPLSGAVSNAEALAAVDAVAPALEIIDSRYRDFKFALPDVIADNSSSSGFVVGEWRKPDFDVGNIGIVLEADGRPVQVGSSAAILGHPIRSLVAAARLIARSGEGIKPGQIILAGGATAAHHLAPGMAVRGVFAGMGRVAFTVED
- a CDS encoding 2-hydroxymuconate tautomerase produces the protein MPLIEVTMLEGRSPEAKRAMMREVTDAAHRTLDAPLQTIRVVIREVPAAHWAVGGEPKG